A single genomic interval of Labrus mixtus chromosome 6, fLabMix1.1, whole genome shotgun sequence harbors:
- the st3gal7 gene encoding ST3 beta-galactoside alpha-2,3-sialyltransferase 7 isoform X2 gives MCALGISTGTMVAMNHLNVEDPDDGSPLLPDAEEAATPTPVYHRQRGVTETDSMEFFLSRRENLVLSLVLLIGGYSAILIPAYLPLSKTANISDDYQQPRDQVLLNRSASLLSDPCKPHWCLNHLKPLSCSAGLLDIPVFMRQDRPVSWDLSPPLGLQGSKENLALALASLPQPGLPPSLKREGGCKRCVVVGSGGVLHGSHLGSHIDQYDIIIRLNNAPVPGFERDAGTRTTIRLLYPEGAPHSADEYKNTTMVALVVFKSLDLAWLTSVITKQPLMVPTLGASAVVMALQLCDQVSLAGFGYDMQHPEARLHYYEALRMDVMKAQVVHDVSAEKLFLRDLVAAGAVTDLTGAL, from the exons ATGTGTGCTCTAGGTATAAGTACTGGCACCATGGTGGCGATGAATCACTTGAATGTTGAGGACCCAGACGATGGCTCTCCTCTGCTGCCTGATGCTGAGGAGGCTGCAACACCTACGCCTGTCTATCACAGACAGCGAGGGGTCACAGAGACTGACTCCATGGAGTTCTTCCTGAGCAG GCGTGAGAACCTTGTTCTAAGTCTTGTGCTGCTGATCGGAGGCTACTCAGCTATTCTGATTCCTGCATACCTCCCGTTGAGTAAGACTGCAAATATCAGCGATGACTACCAGCAACCCAGAGATCAG gTCCTACTAAACCGCTCAGCATCCCTGCTCTCAGACCCCTGTAAGCCTCACTGGTGTCTGAACCACCTGAAGCCCCTCTCCTGTTCTGCAGGCCTCCTGGACATCCCTGTGTTCATGCGGCAGGACAGGCCTGTGTCCTGGGATCTGTCCCCGCCGTTAGGGCTGCAGGGCAGCAAAGAGAATCTGGCCTTGGCCCTCGCCTCTCTGCCTCAGCCTGGCCTGCCTCCATCACTGAAGAGAGAGGGCGGCTGCAAGCGATGTGTGGTGGTGGGGAGTGGAGGGGTTCTTCATGGGAGCCATCTAGGATCCCATATTGATCAGTATGACATCATTATCAG GCTGAATAACGCTCCAGTTCCTGGCTTTGAAAGAGATGCTGGTACTCGCACCACCATCCGCCTGCTTTACCCAGAAGGAGCCCCTCACTCTGCAGACGAGTACAAAAACACCACCATGGTTGCCCTTGTGGTCTTTAAGAGCCTGGACCTGGCCTGGCTCACCTCTGTCATCACCAAGCAGCCTCTG ATGGTGCCGACGTTAGGTGCCAGTGCGGTGGTGATGGCTCTACAGCTGTGCGACCAGGTGAGCCTGGCAGGGTTCGGGTACGACATGCAGCACCCAGAGGCCAGGCTTCACTACTATGAGGCACTACGCATGGATGTCATGAAGGCTCAA GTGGTTCATGACGTCAGCGCTGAGAAACTCTTCTTGAGGGACctggtggctgcaggagctgtgacAGACCTCACGGGAGCTCTGTGA
- the st3gal7 gene encoding ST3 beta-galactoside alpha-2,3-sialyltransferase 7 isoform X1: MCALGISTGTMVAMNHLNVEDPDDGSPLLPDAEEAATPTPVYHRQRGVTETDSMEFFLSRRENLVLSLVLLIGGYSAILIPAYLPLSKTANISDDYQQPRDQVLLNRSASLLSDPCKPHWCLNHLKPLSCSAGLLDIPVFMRQDRPVSWDLSPPLGLQGSKENLALALASLPQPGLPPSLKREGGCKRCVVVGSGGVLHGSHLGSHIDQYDIIIRLNNAPVPGFERDAGTRTTIRLLYPEGAPHSADEYKNTTMVALVVFKSLDLAWLTSVITKQPLSFWSKLWFWREVVDDIPLRAENFRILHPEIMHKTGQVLQKYAVKQGKMVPTLGASAVVMALQLCDQVSLAGFGYDMQHPEARLHYYEALRMDVMKAQVVHDVSAEKLFLRDLVAAGAVTDLTGAL, encoded by the exons ATGTGTGCTCTAGGTATAAGTACTGGCACCATGGTGGCGATGAATCACTTGAATGTTGAGGACCCAGACGATGGCTCTCCTCTGCTGCCTGATGCTGAGGAGGCTGCAACACCTACGCCTGTCTATCACAGACAGCGAGGGGTCACAGAGACTGACTCCATGGAGTTCTTCCTGAGCAG GCGTGAGAACCTTGTTCTAAGTCTTGTGCTGCTGATCGGAGGCTACTCAGCTATTCTGATTCCTGCATACCTCCCGTTGAGTAAGACTGCAAATATCAGCGATGACTACCAGCAACCCAGAGATCAG gTCCTACTAAACCGCTCAGCATCCCTGCTCTCAGACCCCTGTAAGCCTCACTGGTGTCTGAACCACCTGAAGCCCCTCTCCTGTTCTGCAGGCCTCCTGGACATCCCTGTGTTCATGCGGCAGGACAGGCCTGTGTCCTGGGATCTGTCCCCGCCGTTAGGGCTGCAGGGCAGCAAAGAGAATCTGGCCTTGGCCCTCGCCTCTCTGCCTCAGCCTGGCCTGCCTCCATCACTGAAGAGAGAGGGCGGCTGCAAGCGATGTGTGGTGGTGGGGAGTGGAGGGGTTCTTCATGGGAGCCATCTAGGATCCCATATTGATCAGTATGACATCATTATCAG GCTGAATAACGCTCCAGTTCCTGGCTTTGAAAGAGATGCTGGTACTCGCACCACCATCCGCCTGCTTTACCCAGAAGGAGCCCCTCACTCTGCAGACGAGTACAAAAACACCACCATGGTTGCCCTTGTGGTCTTTAAGAGCCTGGACCTGGCCTGGCTCACCTCTGTCATCACCAAGCAGCCTCTG AGCTTCTGGTCCAAACTTTGGTTCTGGAGGGAGGTGGTGGATGACATTCCCCTGAGAGCAGAGAACTTCAGGATCCTTCACCCGGAGATAATGCACAAGACAGGACAAGTCCTACAGAAATATGCTGTTAAACAAGGGAAA ATGGTGCCGACGTTAGGTGCCAGTGCGGTGGTGATGGCTCTACAGCTGTGCGACCAGGTGAGCCTGGCAGGGTTCGGGTACGACATGCAGCACCCAGAGGCCAGGCTTCACTACTATGAGGCACTACGCATGGATGTCATGAAGGCTCAA GTGGTTCATGACGTCAGCGCTGAGAAACTCTTCTTGAGGGACctggtggctgcaggagctgtgacAGACCTCACGGGAGCTCTGTGA
- the st3gal7 gene encoding ST3 beta-galactoside alpha-2,3-sialyltransferase 7 isoform X3, which translates to MRENLVLSLVLLIGGYSAILIPAYLPLSKTANISDDYQQPRDQVLLNRSASLLSDPCKPHWCLNHLKPLSCSAGLLDIPVFMRQDRPVSWDLSPPLGLQGSKENLALALASLPQPGLPPSLKREGGCKRCVVVGSGGVLHGSHLGSHIDQYDIIIRLNNAPVPGFERDAGTRTTIRLLYPEGAPHSADEYKNTTMVALVVFKSLDLAWLTSVITKQPLSFWSKLWFWREVVDDIPLRAENFRILHPEIMHKTGQVLQKYAVKQGKMVPTLGASAVVMALQLCDQVSLAGFGYDMQHPEARLHYYEALRMDVMKAQVVHDVSAEKLFLRDLVAAGAVTDLTGAL; encoded by the exons GCGTGAGAACCTTGTTCTAAGTCTTGTGCTGCTGATCGGAGGCTACTCAGCTATTCTGATTCCTGCATACCTCCCGTTGAGTAAGACTGCAAATATCAGCGATGACTACCAGCAACCCAGAGATCAG gTCCTACTAAACCGCTCAGCATCCCTGCTCTCAGACCCCTGTAAGCCTCACTGGTGTCTGAACCACCTGAAGCCCCTCTCCTGTTCTGCAGGCCTCCTGGACATCCCTGTGTTCATGCGGCAGGACAGGCCTGTGTCCTGGGATCTGTCCCCGCCGTTAGGGCTGCAGGGCAGCAAAGAGAATCTGGCCTTGGCCCTCGCCTCTCTGCCTCAGCCTGGCCTGCCTCCATCACTGAAGAGAGAGGGCGGCTGCAAGCGATGTGTGGTGGTGGGGAGTGGAGGGGTTCTTCATGGGAGCCATCTAGGATCCCATATTGATCAGTATGACATCATTATCAG GCTGAATAACGCTCCAGTTCCTGGCTTTGAAAGAGATGCTGGTACTCGCACCACCATCCGCCTGCTTTACCCAGAAGGAGCCCCTCACTCTGCAGACGAGTACAAAAACACCACCATGGTTGCCCTTGTGGTCTTTAAGAGCCTGGACCTGGCCTGGCTCACCTCTGTCATCACCAAGCAGCCTCTG AGCTTCTGGTCCAAACTTTGGTTCTGGAGGGAGGTGGTGGATGACATTCCCCTGAGAGCAGAGAACTTCAGGATCCTTCACCCGGAGATAATGCACAAGACAGGACAAGTCCTACAGAAATATGCTGTTAAACAAGGGAAA ATGGTGCCGACGTTAGGTGCCAGTGCGGTGGTGATGGCTCTACAGCTGTGCGACCAGGTGAGCCTGGCAGGGTTCGGGTACGACATGCAGCACCCAGAGGCCAGGCTTCACTACTATGAGGCACTACGCATGGATGTCATGAAGGCTCAA GTGGTTCATGACGTCAGCGCTGAGAAACTCTTCTTGAGGGACctggtggctgcaggagctgtgacAGACCTCACGGGAGCTCTGTGA
- the hps1 gene encoding Hermansky-Pudlak syndrome 1 protein: MKCLLIASESAEVLFHWTDPEFQQNIQEQYGASQEEGQGLPAFEDSISTQFAPIIISCSTMVDRLGDGYTSFTTENNHIYVLHQFDECLYIAVNGDGEEGEDDLRRKIYVMKKMIEVMFGMVTLSSNLMRRELRPQDTEQRARLWTHLQGLLETYSQLRENDQSFLVEAVERLIHPTLCEQCIEFLERRIVQQLNSSVERAGEEVLHSFILVHTKLLAFYSSRNASTLSTSDLLALIIMAQNMYPSNTDLDDPSPEDIESTSGSGPESFYTPEPSPTASTNSDKPVRGSTPVFEFVDPDVQMAEDSLQTLEVPPPDPSTPRRVFLEVSHKEGLYPMMPHSMYCLPLWPGITLVLLTKSPTSAVAMSVYKFLEAFAKLEKRLSEGHEGSAASRGQPTIFDIRSKLDKFIKALGPSDIQSAQLQHVWTEFKNRAFARGGPGFTKELIPWCKNMKTQLCGIYRQCFLIEPGPSDIPRRLSPSLQERAQTMLQEKLMDWKDFLLVKSKRNITMVSYLEDFPGLIHFICVDRSTGQMIAPSLNVTERSTSELGKGPVAQFIKSKVWSLVSTTRRYLQKGYSTVTLRDGDFYFCYFLWFENDTGYKLEAGEIPPLPDDSAPIGMLAWDYYRKLLRYYSKHHQGEVVKCYELLTVHLGVIPSEIILQHCRQLASKLWEPSRNPLL; this comes from the exons ATGAAGTGCTTGCTGATAGCCAGTGAGAGCGCTGAAGTCCTCTTCCACTGGACTGACCCTGAGTTTCAGCAGAATATCCAGGAGCAGTATGGCGCGTCTCAGGAGGAGGGCCAGGGG CTTCCAGCCTTCGAGGACAGCATCAGCACTCAGTTTGCTCCCATCATTATCTCCTGCAGCACCATGGTGGACCGGCTGGGAGACGGCTACACCTCCTTCACCACAGAAAACAACCACATCTATGTCCTCCATCAG TTCGATGAGTGTCTCTACATCGCTGTGAACGGagatggggaggagggagaggacgaCCTGAGGAGGAAGATCTatgtgatgaagaagatgattgAGGTCATGTTTGGCATGGTCACCCTCAGCAGCAACCTCATGAGAAGAGA GCTGCGTCCTCaggacacagagcagagagcgCGGCTGTGGACGCATCTGCAGGGTCTTCTGGAGACGTACAGCCAGCTCAGAGAGAACGACCAGAGCTTCTTAGTGGAG GCAGTGGAGAGGCTGATCCACCCCACGCTGTGCGAGCAGTGCATCGAGTTCCTGGAGCGTCGTATAGTTCAGCAGCTCAACAGCAGCGTGGAGCGAGCTGGAGAGGAGGTGCTGCACTCCTTCATCCTCGTTCACACCAAACTGCTCGCCTTCTACTCTAG CCGTAATGCGAGCACACTCTCCACCTCAGACCTCTTGGCCCTCATCATCATGGCACAGAATATGTATCCTAGCAACACAGACCTGGATGACCCGAGTCCAGAG GATATTGAGAGCACGTCAGGTTCTGGTCCTGAAAGTTTTTACACCCCAGAGCCTTCCCCAACAGCCTCCACCAATTCAG ACAAGCCGGTGAGAGGGAGTACTcctgtgtttgagtttgtggaCCCAGACGTCCAG ATGGCAGAGGACAGCCTGCAGACTCTGGAGGTCCCGCCCCCTGACCCTTCAACCCCTCGTAGAGTCTTCTTAGAGGTCTCGCATAAAGAGGGGCTGTATCCCATGATGCCTCACTCCATGTACTGCCTGCCGCTGTGGCCGGGCATCACGCTGGTGCTGCTAACAAAG AGTCCCACCAGTGCAGTGGCCATGTCAGTGTATAAGTTTTTGGAGGCCTTTGCCAAGCTGGAGAAGCGTCTGAGTGAAGGCCATGAAGGTTCTGCTGCAAGCAGAGGACAGCCGACCATTTTCGACATCCGCAGTAAACTGGACAAATTCATTAAAGCCCTCGGGCCCAGTGACATACAG TCTGCACAGTTACAACATGTGTGGACAGAGTTCAAAAACCGAGCGTTTGCCAGAGGAGGCCCTGGGTTCACCAAAGA ACTCATCCCGTGGTGTAAGAATATGAAGACGCAGCTGTGTGGAATCTACCGACAGTGTTTTCTTATTGAACCTGGACCATCTGACATTCCTCGACGTCTCTCCCCCAGTCTGCAGGAACGAGCCCAGACCATGTTGCA AGAGAAACTGATGGACTGGAAGGACTTCTTGTTGGTGAAAAGCAAGAGGAATATCACCATGGTGTCATA CCTGGAGGATTTCCCGGGCCTCATTCATTTCATCTGCGTGGACCGATCCACCGGGCAAATGATCGCACCATCATTGAACGTCACAGAACGCAGCACGTCTGAGCTCGGGAAGGGACCAGTGGCTCAGTTCATCAAAAGCAAG GTCTGGAGTCTTGTCAGCACAACACGCCGCTATCTCCAGAAGGGTTACTCCACTGTCACACTGAGAGATGGAGACTTCTACTTCTGCTACTTCCTCTGGTTTGAAAACGACACC GGTTACAAGTTAGAGGCAGGGGAAATACCACCCCTACCTGATGACTCCGCCCCCATCGGGATGCTGGCCTGGGACTACTACAG GAAGCTGCTGCGGTACTACAGCAAGCATCACCAGGGGGAGGTGGTGAAGTGCTACGAGCTGCTGACGGTTCACCTGGGGGTCATCCCCAGCGAGATCATCCTGCAGCACTGCAGGCAGCTGGCGAGCAAACTGTGGGAGCCTTCACGCAATCCACTGCTGTAG